The Pseudomonas protegens genome contains the following window.
GCTGGCTGGCAATGAAGGGCGTCCATCCCTCGGATGAGCTGTTAGCATTGCCGGCAGACTTCCACCTCGATAGCGAACACGCCTTGGCCGTACCCGGTTGCCAAGGCCAACGCCATCTGCTGATACTGCGCCGCACGGCATGATTGGGAACACAAGCAAGAATGGCTAAGGTATTCGCGATAGCGAACCAGAAAGGTGGCGTGGGCAAGACCACCACCTGCATCAACCTCGCAGCATCCCTGGTAGCGACCAAGCGCCGGGTGCTGTTGATCGATCTTGATCCACAGGGCAACGCCACCATGGGTAGCGGTGTGGATAAACACGGTTTGGAAAACTCGGTCTATGACCTGCTGATCGGTGAGTGCGACCTGGCCCAGGCCATGCATTTCTCCGAGCACGGCGGTTATCAACTGCTGCCGGCCAACCGCGACCTGACCGCCGCGGAAGTGGTTCTGCTGGAAATGCAGATGAAGGAAAGCCGTCTGCGCAGCGCCCTGGCGCCGATCCGCGAGAACTATGACTACATTCTGATCGACTGCCCGCCGTCGCTGTCGATGCTCACCCTCAACGCGCTGGTGGCCGCCGATGGGGTCATTATCCCCATGCAGTGTGAGTACTACGCGCTGGAAGGCTTGAGCGACCTTGTGGATAACATCAAGCGTATCGCCGAGCTGCTCAATCCGGAGCTGAAGATCGAAGGCTTGCTGCGGACCATGTTCGATCCGCGACTGAGCCTGATGAACGATGTTTCCGCACAGCTCAAGGAACACTTTGGTGATCAGCTGTACGACACCGTGATTCCGCGCAACATCCGTTTGGCCGAGGCGCCGAGCTACGGCATGCCGGCATTGGCGTACGACAAACAATCCCGTGGCGCGCTGGCCTATCTGGCCCTGGCGGGCGAGATGGTTCGCCGGCAACGTAAACAATCCCGCGCCGCAGCCGCCCAGCCAACTTAAGGAATCCCCATGGCCGTCAAGAAAAGAGGTCTCGGACGTGGACTGGATGCACTGCTGAGTGGTCCGACTGTCAGCGCCCTTGAAGAACAAGCGGTGCAGGCTGACCAGCGCGAGTTACAGCACCTGCCCCTGGACCTGATCCAGCGCGGCAAGTATCAGCCGCGCCGGGACATGGATCCTCAAGCGCTGGAAGAACTGGCGAACTCCATCAGGACCCAGGGCGTGATGCAGCCGATCGTGGTGCGCCCCATCGGTGGTGGTCGTTTCGAGATCATTGCCGGCGAACGCCGCTGGCGCGCCAGCCAGCAGGCCGGCCAGGAAACCATCCCGGCCATGGTTCGCGATGTGCCGGATGAAACCGCCATCGCCATGGCATTGATCGAGAACATCCAGCGCGAAGACCTCAATCCCATCGAGGAAGCCGTGGCCCTGCAGCGCCTGCAGCAGGAGTTCCAGCTGACTCAGCAACAGGTCGCCGAAGCGGTGGGCAAGTCCCGTGTCAGCGTGGCCAACCTGCTGCGCCTGATTGCCTTGCCGGAAGTGATCAAGACCATGTTGTCCCACGGCGACCTGGAAATGGGTCATGCCCGTGCCTTGCTCGGATTGCCGGAAAATCAACAGGTTGAAGGGGCGCGACACGTTGTCGCACGAGGCCTCACCGTGCGTCAGACCGAGGCCCTGGTTCGCCAGTGGCTGAGCGGTAAACAGGAGCCTGCTGAACCGGTCAAGCCAGACCCGGATATCGCCCGTCTCGAGCAGCGTCTGGCCGAGCGCCTAGGCTCTGCGGTGCAGATCCGCCACGGAAAGAAGGGCAAGGGACAGCTGGTGATCGGCTACAACTCCCTGGATGAGCTGCAAGGCGTCCTTGCCCACATCCGCTGAAACATTTCCTTATGTAGCGCGCAGTCGGAAATCACTACCCGGCAGTTGAATAGGGGCTGAACCGCCCCTATACTCTGCGCGCATTTTGTCGGCACAAATTATGCCAAGTTATTGAATTCTGGCAGCCGACCCTTGAGGAGCAAGAGCGATGGAAACCCGCACGCCAAACCGCTTGCCGTTTCATCGCTTGGCGGTTTTCCCGGTTTTATTGGCTCAGTTGGTCATTCTACTGATAGCCGCTCTGGCGCTCTGGCAATGGCGTGGAGTCGTAGCCGGATACTCAGGCCTTTGCGGAGGACTGATAGCCTTGCTACCCAATGTGTATTTCGCTCACAGGGCATTTCGGTTTTCCGGCGCCCGAGCGGCCCAAGCCATCGTCCGGTCTTTTTATGCCGGTGAGGCGGGCAAACTGATTTTGACGGCTGTGCTGTTTGCACTGACGTTCGCAGGTGTGAAGCCATTGGCGCCGCTGGCTGTATTCGGCGTCTTCGTGCTGACCCAACTGGTCAGCTGGTTCGCTCCCCTGCTAATGAGAACAAGACTTTCGAGACCTTAGGGCGTTTGAGGCAACCATGTCAGCAGAAACAACCGCTTCGGGCTATATCCAGCACCACTTGCAGAACCTGACCTTCGGTCAGCTACCCAATGGGAGCTGGGGCTTTGCCCACTCCGCAGCAGAAGCCAAGCAAATGGGCTTCTGGGCATTCCACGTCGATACCCTCGGCTGGTCTGTCGCACTGGGTGTGATCTTCATTCTTCTGTTCCGCATGGCGGCCAAGAAGGCGACTTCCGGCGTGCCGGGCGCTTTGCAGAACTTCGTTGAAGTCATGGTTGGCTTCGTCGATGGCAGCGTGAAGGACAGTTTCCACGGTCGCAGCCCGGTGATCGCACCGCTGGCACTGACCATTTTCGTCTGGGTGTTCCTGATGAACGCCATCGACCTGGTACCCGTGGACTGGATTCCACAACTGGCCATGTTGATCTCGGGCGATCAGCACATTCCATTCCGTGCTGTTTCCACCACTGATCCGAACGCCACCCTGGGCATGGCCCTGTCGGTGTTCGCGCTGATCATTTTCTACAGCATCAAGGTCAAGGGCATCGGCGGTTTCATCGGCGAACTGACCCTGCATCCGTTCGGCAGCAAGAACATCCTGGTTCAGGCGCTGCTGATTCCGGTGAACTTCCTGCTGGAGTTCGTGACCCTGGTAGCCAAGCCAATCTCTCTGGCACTGCGTCTGTTCGGCAACATGTA
Protein-coding sequences here:
- a CDS encoding ParB/RepB/Spo0J family partition protein — translated: MAVKKRGLGRGLDALLSGPTVSALEEQAVQADQRELQHLPLDLIQRGKYQPRRDMDPQALEELANSIRTQGVMQPIVVRPIGGGRFEIIAGERRWRASQQAGQETIPAMVRDVPDETAIAMALIENIQREDLNPIEEAVALQRLQQEFQLTQQQVAEAVGKSRVSVANLLRLIALPEVIKTMLSHGDLEMGHARALLGLPENQQVEGARHVVARGLTVRQTEALVRQWLSGKQEPAEPVKPDPDIARLEQRLAERLGSAVQIRHGKKGKGQLVIGYNSLDELQGVLAHIR
- a CDS encoding F0F1 ATP synthase subunit I, with protein sequence METRTPNRLPFHRLAVFPVLLAQLVILLIAALALWQWRGVVAGYSGLCGGLIALLPNVYFAHRAFRFSGARAAQAIVRSFYAGEAGKLILTAVLFALTFAGVKPLAPLAVFGVFVLTQLVSWFAPLLMRTRLSRP
- a CDS encoding ParA family protein, with the protein product MAKVFAIANQKGGVGKTTTCINLAASLVATKRRVLLIDLDPQGNATMGSGVDKHGLENSVYDLLIGECDLAQAMHFSEHGGYQLLPANRDLTAAEVVLLEMQMKESRLRSALAPIRENYDYILIDCPPSLSMLTLNALVAADGVIIPMQCEYYALEGLSDLVDNIKRIAELLNPELKIEGLLRTMFDPRLSLMNDVSAQLKEHFGDQLYDTVIPRNIRLAEAPSYGMPALAYDKQSRGALAYLALAGEMVRRQRKQSRAAAAQPT
- the atpB gene encoding F0F1 ATP synthase subunit A encodes the protein MSAETTASGYIQHHLQNLTFGQLPNGSWGFAHSAAEAKQMGFWAFHVDTLGWSVALGVIFILLFRMAAKKATSGVPGALQNFVEVMVGFVDGSVKDSFHGRSPVIAPLALTIFVWVFLMNAIDLVPVDWIPQLAMLISGDQHIPFRAVSTTDPNATLGMALSVFALIIFYSIKVKGIGGFIGELTLHPFGSKNILVQALLIPVNFLLEFVTLVAKPISLALRLFGNMYAGELVFILIAVMFGSGLLWLSGMGVVLQWAWAVFHILIITLQAFIFMMLTIVYLSMAHEENH